In Camelina sativa cultivar DH55 chromosome 16, Cs, whole genome shotgun sequence, a single window of DNA contains:
- the LOC104754020 gene encoding glutathione S-transferase T3-like: protein MESDHELNQSTNFVGLMNSQTISFDSLYPNIPTLSSPLPLFSSQVSSAASPSEDTTPSPSQFRRERRKWTPSDDRILISGWLNTSKDAVKGNDQKGKTFWNRVAKYFSDSPLSDGNEKIGPVQCKQRWSKIQDTVGKFCGTYAAAVRAKTSGQNEDDILRTAYDMYYNIYQKKFVLEHCWLELRYDQKWCESVNGKAPEVTNRKRLFDDPTQASASQTGGNIDEPTNTRPIGRDASKAKQRKTHTEAKEEKALKEYQGMWEIKREELLLKERLSKMQILDSLLAKTGPLTPKEEAMKEKLLDLVDD, encoded by the coding sequence ATGGAGTCAGACCATGAGCTAAACCAGTCCACAAATTTTGTGGGACTTATGAATAGTCAAACCATTTCTTTTGATTCCCTCTACCCAAATATACCTACTCTGTCGTCTCCACTTCCTCTCTTTAGTTCCCAAGTCAGTTCCGCAGCTTCCCCAAGTGAAGACACAACACCTTCCCCAAGTCAGTTCCGTAGGGAGAGAAGGAAATGGACACCTTCTGATGACCGGATTCTCATTAGCGGGTGGTTAAACACCAGCAAGGATGCTGTGAAAGGCAATGATCAGAAGGGCAAGACCTTCTGGAATAGGGTTGCTAAGTATTTTTCAGATAGTCCTCTTTCTGATGGCAATGAGAAGATAGGGCCAGTTCAGTGTAAACAGAGATGGTCTAAGATCCAAGATACGGTGGGGAAGTTTTGTGGAACATATGCTGCTGCGGTAAGGGCTAAAACTAGTGGTCAGAATGAAGATGATATACTGAGGACAGCATATGATATGTACTATAACATTTATCAGAAAAAATTCGTTCTTGAGCATTGTTGGTTAGAGTTACGCTACGACCAGAAATGGTGTGAGAGTGTTAATGGTAAAGCACCTGAAGTAACCAACAGGAAAAGACTCTTTGATGATCCTACACAAGCTTCAGCTTCTCAGACCGGCGGTAATATAGATGAGCCAACAAACACAAGGCCTATTGGCAGAGACGCAAGTAAGGCCAAACAGAGGAAGACTCATACAGAAGCGAAAGAAGAGAAGGCTTTGAAGGAGTACCAAGGCATGTGGGAAATCAAGAGGGAAGAATTGCTGCTGAAAGAGAGATTGTCAAAAATGCAAATTCTTGACAGTTTGCTGGCCAAAACTGGACCGCTTACTCCGAAAGAAGAAGCTATGAAAGAGAAGCTGCTTGACTTAGTGGATGATTAG
- the LOC104752310 gene encoding uncharacterized protein LOC104752310 has translation MARSFSPSLSLSRCRFVASSLLPSSQTVFFRSQSSNRRSNRRGELYEIDTAASSQSQSDPLLHKLEDAVHRIMVRRSAPDWLPFVPGASYWVPPPRSQTHGIAKLVEKLANPISDEESISLSSVRGWPSSDYFIKGVQPQSMETEVASNTASHSEDEEG, from the exons ATGGCTCGATCTTTCTCtccttcactttctctctctcggtgCCGTTTCGTCGCATCTTCTCTTCTCCCTTCATCTCAAACCGTATTTTTCCGATCTCAATCCTCGAATCGACGGTCAAACCGCAGAGGTGAGCTCTACGAGATCGATACCGCCGCATCGTCGCAGTCGCAATCGGATCCTCTTCTCCATAAGTTGGAAGATGCTGTCCACCGGATAATGGTACGCCGATCCGCTCCGGATTGGCTCCCTTTTGTTCCCGGTGCTTCTTATTGGGTTCCACCTCCTAGATCCCAGACTCATGGGATCGCTAAGCTCGTTGAGAAGCTGGCCAATCCTATCTCTGATGAAGAATCTATTTCTCTCTCATCGGTTCGAGGATGGCCTTCCTCTGATTACTTCATCAAAg GCGTACAGCCTCAATCAATGGAAACGGAGGTGGCTTCAAATACTGCATCTCACTCTGAGGACGAGGAAGGGTAG